A part of Methanothermobacter sp. genomic DNA contains:
- the hpt gene encoding hypoxanthine/guanine phosphoribosyltransferase — protein MLDKLKESLRNSPVIKKGEYDYFVNPVTDGIPLTEPELLEEIADEIVRRFNPDPASVDKIVCIEAMGIHHATVLSLKTRIPFVVVRKRRYGLPGEVAVHQMTGYSEGELYINGVDGDDRVMVIDDVVSTGGTLLAVLEAFREMEVDVVDVVTVIDKGEGSRVVKERTGFTVRSLVKVDVVDGRVIVEDIPDGG, from the coding sequence ATGCTTGATAAACTAAAGGAAAGCCTCAGAAATTCCCCTGTAATAAAGAAGGGGGAGTATGACTACTTTGTTAACCCTGTAACTGATGGGATACCACTCACAGAGCCCGAACTCCTTGAGGAAATTGCAGATGAAATAGTGAGAAGATTCAACCCGGATCCGGCCAGTGTGGATAAGATAGTGTGCATTGAGGCCATGGGCATACATCATGCCACGGTGCTATCACTCAAAACCCGCATACCCTTTGTAGTTGTAAGAAAAAGGAGGTATGGGCTCCCCGGTGAGGTCGCGGTCCACCAGATGACGGGTTACAGTGAGGGAGAACTTTACATAAACGGTGTTGATGGGGACGACCGTGTAATGGTAATAGATGACGTCGTGAGTACCGGCGGAACGCTACTGGCTGTCCTTGAGGCCTTCAGGGAGATGGAAGTGGATGTTGTGGACGTTGTAACTGTCATAGATAAGGGTGAGGGCTCAAGGGTGGTGAAGGAGAGGACAGGGTTCACTGTAAGGAGCCTTGTGAAGGTGGATGTTGTTGACGGGCGGGTCATCGTTGAGGACATCCCGGATGGGGGCTGA
- the dph2 gene encoding diphthamide biosynthesis enzyme Dph2, which yields MSLYDLETGRVIREIKSLKADVVGLQFPEGLKTRAVELAEIIESETDATAVISADPCFGACDVSDRKMKGMVDLIIHYGHTPFPIDYEVPVIFIEARSGVDIMGVLGDAARLLDGHERVGLATTAQHLHLLDEAASFLEERGFEVVKGRGVNTAEGQVLGCNFSAIRDTDADAYLFIGSGNFHPLGIKLLTGRDVVVADPYHGEVRRVDEFADRVLRIRFARINRASSASRWGIIVSSKEGQRRFKLALKIKRKLESAGRDAFIFLLENVSPEALLPFREIEAFVVTACPRIAIDDSQIYDRPLLNPSELEIALGEREWEDYVLDEIIFS from the coding sequence ATGTCACTCTATGATCTTGAAACAGGAAGGGTTATCAGGGAAATAAAAAGCCTAAAAGCGGATGTTGTAGGGCTTCAATTTCCTGAGGGACTTAAAACAAGGGCTGTTGAACTTGCAGAGATTATAGAATCAGAAACGGATGCGACAGCTGTTATATCGGCAGACCCATGCTTTGGTGCATGTGATGTTTCGGACAGGAAGATGAAGGGCATGGTTGACCTCATAATCCATTACGGTCATACACCGTTTCCCATTGACTATGAGGTGCCCGTCATATTCATTGAGGCCCGTTCAGGGGTTGATATAATGGGGGTCCTTGGGGATGCCGCCCGTCTCCTGGATGGCCATGAAAGGGTGGGCCTTGCAACAACTGCACAGCACCTCCACCTCCTTGATGAGGCAGCGTCCTTCCTTGAGGAGAGGGGCTTTGAGGTTGTTAAGGGGAGAGGGGTAAACACTGCCGAGGGGCAGGTACTCGGGTGTAACTTTTCAGCCATCAGGGATACCGATGCAGACGCATACCTCTTCATTGGAAGCGGAAACTTCCATCCACTGGGCATAAAACTTTTAACAGGAAGGGATGTTGTGGTGGCTGACCCCTACCATGGCGAAGTAAGGAGAGTGGATGAATTCGCTGATAGAGTCCTCAGGATCAGATTCGCAAGGATAAACAGGGCATCCTCTGCCAGTAGGTGGGGGATAATAGTCTCATCAAAGGAGGGACAGAGGAGATTCAAACTGGCTCTTAAGATAAAGAGGAAGCTGGAGTCCGCTGGAAGGGATGCATTCATCTTCCTGCTTGAAAATGTATCACCGGAGGCACTGCTGCCATTCAGGGAGATCGAGGCGTTCGTGGTTACCGCTTGCCCAAGGATTGCCATTGACGATTCTCAGATCTATGATAGGCCACTTCTTAACCCCTCGGAACTTGAGATAGCCCTTGGTGAAAGGGAATGGGAGGATTATGTACTCGATGAGATAATATTTTCTTGA